Genomic DNA from Cyanobacteriota bacterium:
TAACCAGTCTTGGTCGTTATCAAGGTCAAAGGCAGCCCAGCCGCCAGGACGACACTGCATTGAGGTAATCCAGGCAAGGGTGCGGGCGATCGCGGCTCGCTTCACTGCTTCATGGGGCAACCGTACAGCATCCAGCGCCATCACGACCACGGCTGAATCATCCACATCAGGATAAAAGCGGTTGTCAAACTCAAAGGCCCAAGCTCCAGGTTTGCCCTGAGTATTTTTCACGGCCCAGTCGCCGTAGTCTAAAATCTGCTTACTGAGCAGCCAGTTGCCAGCGGAAACGAGAGCAGGGTGATCGGGAGCCATACCCGAATCTACCAGGGCACGCATGACCAGAGCAGTATCCCATACGGGGGAAACACAGGGCTGAACACGGTAGGTATCGTCGGTAACGATCGCGAATCGATCAATGGCTGCCATCCCTCTTACAACCACAGGGTCGGCTGCGTCATACCCCAAGCAGCGCAACCCTAGCAGTGAGTTGAGCATGGCAGGAATGATGCCACCCCAGTCGCCTGTTGCCTCTTGTCGTTCCAAGACCCAGCGCTCGGCCAAGCGCAGACCTTCGTCTCGAAAGGGCACCACATTCCAGACTTCTGCTTGCTTAAAGACATCATCCAACAGCACAAACAAGTCGCTCCAGTCCCCTTGCCGTGGCAGCTCGTAGCGCACATTGGCAATGCCTTCGCTGTAGAGTTCATCTAGGCTAATGGTTGGTTCTATCTGGAACACAGGCTTTTGGTCAAAGACAATCAGCAGTGGCACCGTACTACCCCGTGCCCAACTAGACATTTCGTAGATGTTGACCGGGAAGATGGGAGGCAGCAGCATAATCCACGGGGGAATGGAGGGAATGCCCCGCCAGTCGTAGCAGCCAATCAACGCGAGGTGCAGTTTGGTGAAAATGCGAGAGCGACTGATGCCTCCCCGCTGACAGATGAACGCTTTGGCCCTGAGCAATGCTGGGTCAGAAGCAGGAACCCTTAGCAGTCGCAGTGCCATGTAGGCTTCCACAGAGGTGCTGAGATCGCCGCCATCTCCATAAAATAATTCCCAACCACCGTGATCTCGCTGTTGCGATCGCAGGTAAGGTTCGACTTTGTGCAGAGGCCGCTGGTTGTCTGTGCCCCAAATTTTGTGCAGCAATACTACTTCGGCTGTAATCGTCACATTAGACTCTAGTTCTGCCCACCAATAGCCACCAGGGTACTGTTGCGCCAGCAGATAAGCCTGACTTGCTGCGATCGCTTGCTCTACCTTGGGTTGTAAATGCTTCTCCGTCGCCCAATCCTGGGTTTGCATTCTGTCAACATCCTCACAACTGCCGCCTTTGATGATACCGAACTACGGCCAACCTTGACGAAGGCTACGACTCAACAATTCCCGTGCAGGCTAACTACTCCGTCTGGAATAGGACTTTACCCGCTTGTAACGCAACCAACTGAACTTTCAGTGGGCCAGAGTTATAGACATTATCAGCAGCGACCACTTGGATATCGATCGTTTGATCGTAGTCCTTAAGCCTGGTTGTAAATTGGATAATGGCTGGTATTGTTGCATCATTACCTACTTGAATACCGCTTTCCAGGATGCCATCCCGTTGGGCACGGAGTTCTGCTACAGCTAAAACTTGCTCAATCCGTTGTCGTAGCTCATTCTCAGTTAAACTCACGGGGGTCAGTCGCGATGTGGCAATCACTTCACCTATGGCATAAATCAAGCGATTGGGAGTAGCATTAGCTACTACGCGAATATTCTGTTCACCTAATACGTAGTTGGCCACAGAAAACACCTGCACAACATAATCGCGTCCATCTTTGATTTGTTCGATGAGTTGATCAACCTCTGCGGCTGTAATGCGGATAATAATATTACTGTCGTCAGGGGTTGTGCCTGGTTGGGTTAACTGCAACGCAACGCGGTTGGCTGCCTTCAAGAGTTGATCGACGGCTTGTCCAGCGGCAGCGGGGTCTACAATTCGCAAGACCCCAGAGGCCAGCAATTGTCCTCGCACAACGCGGACATCTCCACTGCGTACTAGACGAATTTGAAATTCCAGTTGCCGCAGAAACTTTTCTAACTCAGTTTGTACGAGTTCCAGTTCTTTCAGCCGCTCTGATCGTCGGGCGATGTCTTGGTCGCGCTGGGCAATTTCTTGGTTACGGCGAGTCAGTTCTCGGTCACGTTCGTTAATTAGGCGATCGCGTTGGGCAATATCCCGATCGCGCTGGGCAATTTGATTCTGCACTAGATCTCGTTGTTCCACCAGTCGCTGACGATCAGCTTGTAGTTGGTTAATTTCTAAGCGCAGGGAAAGTACTTGACTGGTAACTGCCCCTAGCTGAGCTTTCGCCTGCTGAAAGTCATTAATGCGTTGTTGTAGCTCTTTTTGAGTTTTTTCTTGCCGTGCAATCGCCGCATCTAAGGAGCGATTGGTAGCATCAAGGCGCTGCTGGGCAGTCAATTGCTCGGCTCGTGCCTTAGTGAGTTGGTCTTCGATATTCTGTTTTTGTGTCCTCACCTGATTTAGCTCTTCACGGGCATCCCTCAGGTTAGACTGAATTCTGCCCAATTCAAATACTCCTGTACGCAATTGCTCGTCGATCGCCAACAAAATTCCCAAGGTTGATGCTGAGACAAGGCTACCCGTCAGAATCGTAATTAATACTGCTGTCTGGCGAGGGCGGAGATTAAACAGGCTGAGGCGCGCTTTTCCTACACGCATTCCCAAGCGATCGCCAACGGTTGCAATCACTCCTCCCAAGACCAAAATTGCCAGAATCAGAACATACCCGCTGGTCATGAATCCAAGGGGGTTCTCCACACATTAACAATTAGACTCAGTATAGTTGCTGAACGTTCGCTATTTGGTTAACCAAAAGCCAACAGGCAACCAGCACATCAGTATTGTCACGAATTGCATAGTCGTTAAACTTATTGATTGCCACAAGTGATTGGCCTAGTAGTTACCACAGGTGATTACCGTGAACGAACAATCACTGTCAACTAAATTGTTGGCTCAAGGTCACAGGGTTATGAACAGTAATTTTCTTTTTGTGAATGGAAATCATGCCATCCTGACGTAAGGAGCCTAGTAGTCGAGTTACGGTAACACGGGTAGAGCCAATCGCCTCTGCGATCGCCTGGTGTGAGAGCTTCAAATCTACCATAATGCCGTCGTTCGTTGGCACACCAAAATCTCGGCAGAGAATTAACAAGAAGCTGACCAACCGTGATCCCATATCACGGTGAGCCAAGGTTTCAATCATCATCTCGGTTTGCAGAATCCGAGACGACAATCCTTGCAACATCAACATCGAGAGTTCAGGATTGTCTTTCAAGGCTTTGTCCATGTGGTCAATAGGCACGGACATCAACTCCACAGGCGTAAAGGCAACCGCGTGATAGAAGCGATCAGAGCGGTGCCCTGTCAATAGGGATAGCACCCCAAACACGCTATTTTCTCGCAAGAGGGCTACAGTAATCTCTTCACCAGCCTCGTATACACGGGATAGCTTCACAGCCCCCTTCACCAAGAAATAAACTCGTTCTGCCGGATCGCCAGGAAAAAAGATGGTCTTGCCGCGGTCGAACGACTCGATGACTGGTGGAAATGTTCCTCCAGTAATTTGACGAAATACTGATGCTAGCGACTTATCCTGGGTCAACGCCATGGCTTTCTACTACGATTTGCGCTCTTGCCCGTTTAACTGCCCCATAACCTATGAATGTAGCAATCATCTGCCGGATCGAACCAACTTTTTCCCAGCAATCCCAACCATTGGGTACTAAAAGTAGGTACTTTACACTACTTAAACGTAGTGAGCATCGTTTTTTGTAGCGTGCGTTACAAATCCGCTATACTCTCTAAAAAGCCAAAAAGGAGTGTTCACAGTTAGTTGCCC
This window encodes:
- the shc gene encoding squalene--hopene cyclase, with amino-acid sequence MQTQDWATEKHLQPKVEQAIAASQAYLLAQQYPGGYWWAELESNVTITAEVVLLHKIWGTDNQRPLHKVEPYLRSQQRDHGGWELFYGDGGDLSTSVEAYMALRLLRVPASDPALLRAKAFICQRGGISRSRIFTKLHLALIGCYDWRGIPSIPPWIMLLPPIFPVNIYEMSSWARGSTVPLLIVFDQKPVFQIEPTISLDELYSEGIANVRYELPRQGDWSDLFVLLDDVFKQAEVWNVVPFRDEGLRLAERWVLERQEATGDWGGIIPAMLNSLLGLRCLGYDAADPVVVRGMAAIDRFAIVTDDTYRVQPCVSPVWDTALVMRALVDSGMAPDHPALVSAGNWLLSKQILDYGDWAVKNTQGKPGAWAFEFDNRFYPDVDDSAVVVMALDAVRLPHEAVKRAAIARTLAWITSMQCRPGGWAAFDLDNDQDWL
- a CDS encoding DUF3084 domain-containing protein; the protein is MTSGYVLILAILVLGGVIATVGDRLGMRVGKARLSLFNLRPRQTAVLITILTGSLVSASTLGILLAIDEQLRTGVFELGRIQSNLRDAREELNQVRTQKQNIEDQLTKARAEQLTAQQRLDATNRSLDAAIARQEKTQKELQQRINDFQQAKAQLGAVTSQVLSLRLEINQLQADRQRLVEQRDLVQNQIAQRDRDIAQRDRLINERDRELTRRNQEIAQRDQDIARRSERLKELELVQTELEKFLRQLEFQIRLVRSGDVRVVRGQLLASGVLRIVDPAAAGQAVDQLLKAANRVALQLTQPGTTPDDSNIIIRITAAEVDQLIEQIKDGRDYVVQVFSVANYVLGEQNIRVVANATPNRLIYAIGEVIATSRLTPVSLTENELRQRIEQVLAVAELRAQRDGILESGIQVGNDATIPAIIQFTTRLKDYDQTIDIQVVAADNVYNSGPLKVQLVALQAGKVLFQTE
- the ntcA gene encoding global nitrogen regulator NtcA, which codes for MALTQDKSLASVFRQITGGTFPPVIESFDRGKTIFFPGDPAERVYFLVKGAVKLSRVYEAGEEITVALLRENSVFGVLSLLTGHRSDRFYHAVAFTPVELMSVPIDHMDKALKDNPELSMLMLQGLSSRILQTEMMIETLAHRDMGSRLVSFLLILCRDFGVPTNDGIMVDLKLSHQAIAEAIGSTRVTVTRLLGSLRQDGMISIHKKKITVHNPVTLSQQFS